In one Gemmatimonadaceae bacterium genomic region, the following are encoded:
- the larE gene encoding ATP-dependent sacrificial sulfur transferase LarE, translated as MEPVLTEAARAEAAATDDSPSAADFATPTAPATAREKEQRLIAWLAARSSVMLGFSGGVDSAYLACVALEAIGPSRFLAVIGRSPSYPDAQWDGARALAAKFDIPVLEVRTHEMADPRYVANPSNRCYFCKTELWSVLRAVADERGFQTIIDGTNADDTNDWRPGRRAADEHAVSSPLAELGFTKDEIRALSKARGLPTWSQPSSPCLSSRLPYGSVVTIERLRQVERAEAALRALGIEGDLRVRHHGDLARVEISADRLDAWLAAPNVRAITAAVREAGFARVSVDLRGFRSGSLNVIAPAGA; from the coding sequence ATGGAGCCAGTCCTGACCGAGGCAGCGAGGGCGGAAGCGGCAGCGACCGACGATTCGCCATCGGCGGCAGACTTCGCCACTCCTACCGCTCCCGCAACCGCACGCGAGAAAGAACAGCGTCTCATCGCCTGGCTCGCGGCTCGATCGTCCGTCATGCTTGGTTTCAGCGGCGGGGTCGACTCGGCGTACCTGGCGTGCGTCGCGCTCGAAGCCATCGGGCCGTCGAGGTTTCTGGCGGTGATCGGCAGATCGCCGTCGTATCCTGACGCGCAATGGGATGGTGCTCGTGCGCTGGCCGCGAAATTCGACATCCCGGTGCTCGAGGTTCGCACGCACGAGATGGCCGACCCGCGCTACGTCGCGAATCCGAGCAATCGCTGCTACTTCTGCAAAACCGAGTTGTGGTCGGTGTTGCGCGCGGTGGCCGATGAGCGCGGCTTCCAGACGATCATCGATGGGACCAACGCCGACGACACCAACGATTGGCGCCCGGGACGGCGAGCCGCGGACGAGCACGCCGTCTCGTCGCCGCTGGCGGAGCTCGGCTTCACCAAGGATGAGATCCGCGCGCTCTCGAAAGCGCGCGGACTCCCGACGTGGTCGCAGCCGTCGTCGCCATGCCTGTCGTCGCGGCTGCCTTACGGAAGCGTGGTCACCATCGAGCGGCTCCGGCAGGTGGAGCGCGCGGAAGCCGCGCTGCGCGCGCTGGGCATTGAAGGCGATTTGCGGGTGCGACACCACGGCGATCTGGCGCGCGTTGAAATCTCAGCCGACCGCCTCGACGCGTGGCTGGCTGCGCCTAACGTACGCGCCATCACGGCCGCGGTGCGCGAGGCCGGCTTTGCGCGCGTGTCGGTAGACCTTCGCGGATTCCGGTCGGGGTCGCTCAACGTCATTGCCCCCGCCGGCGCGTGA
- a CDS encoding YifB family Mg chelatase-like AAA ATPase codes for MALGILVATGQLAPDALAGIIAIGELGLDGSLRPVRGALPIARRAAQRTNTTLVLPPDNVAEARLVSAVPLCAPPTLATLTAALAARRLTPVACTLPPPAGDDPGPDFADVAGQDTAKRALEIAAAGGHNVLMVGPPGAGKTMLARRLPGILPPLEESEALEVTAIQSVAGLIDSNLPRTSVRPFRAPHHTISDAGLIGGGNPPRPGEVSLAHFGVLFLDELLEFRRHVMESLRQPMEDGKVIIARAAHTVSFPARFTLIGAMNPCPCGNAGDPARQCSCAAGDIARYRARLSGPMTDRIDLHVHVGAVSLRTLMAPRTAESSAAIRQRVDAARLCQRARYRSTPDCSCNAQAPPSRLAALAELSPEARALLDRAARRVTLTARGYHRVIKVARTIADLDGESAIALPHLAEALRFRPADPSAGD; via the coding sequence ATCGCGTTAGGCATCCTCGTCGCCACCGGACAGCTCGCGCCCGATGCGCTGGCCGGCATCATCGCCATCGGCGAGCTGGGCCTCGATGGCTCGCTCCGGCCCGTCCGCGGCGCGCTGCCCATCGCCCGCCGCGCCGCCCAACGCACCAACACCACCCTCGTCCTCCCACCCGACAACGTCGCCGAAGCGCGCCTCGTGAGCGCCGTCCCGCTCTGCGCTCCACCCACCCTGGCCACGCTCACCGCCGCCCTCGCCGCACGCCGCCTAACGCCCGTGGCGTGCACCCTGCCGCCGCCCGCCGGCGACGACCCCGGCCCCGACTTCGCCGACGTCGCAGGGCAGGACACCGCCAAACGCGCCCTCGAGATCGCCGCCGCCGGCGGCCACAACGTCCTCATGGTCGGTCCACCCGGCGCCGGGAAAACGATGCTCGCCCGCCGCCTCCCCGGCATCCTCCCGCCACTCGAAGAATCCGAAGCGCTCGAAGTCACCGCCATCCAGTCCGTCGCCGGCCTCATCGACTCGAATCTGCCGCGCACGTCCGTCCGCCCGTTCCGCGCGCCGCATCACACCATCTCGGACGCAGGCCTCATCGGCGGCGGAAACCCGCCGCGGCCGGGCGAAGTCAGTCTCGCCCATTTCGGCGTGCTCTTCCTCGACGAGCTGCTCGAATTCCGTCGTCACGTGATGGAATCCCTCCGCCAACCGATGGAAGACGGCAAGGTCATCATCGCGCGCGCCGCTCACACCGTGTCGTTCCCGGCGCGGTTCACCCTCATCGGGGCCATGAACCCGTGCCCATGCGGCAACGCTGGCGACCCCGCTCGACAATGTTCCTGCGCCGCCGGCGACATCGCCCGATACCGCGCCCGCTTGAGCGGGCCCATGACCGATCGCATCGATCTCCACGTCCACGTCGGCGCGGTGAGTCTTCGGACGCTGATGGCGCCGCGCACCGCCGAATCATCGGCCGCCATTCGCCAACGCGTCGATGCGGCCAGGCTGTGCCAGCGCGCCCGCTATCGATCGACGCCCGACTGCTCCTGCAACGCACAGGCGCCGCCCAGCCGCCTCGCCGCACTCGCTGAGCTCTCGCCCGAAGCCCGCGCGCTCCTCGACCGTGCCGCCCGCCGCGTCACGCTCACGGCTCGCGGGTATCATCGGGTGATCAAAGTGGCGCGCACCATTGCCGACCTCGATGGAGAATCCGCCATCGCGCTCCCGCACCTCGCGGAGGCGCTGCGCTTTCGTCCGGCCGATCCGTCCGCCGGTGACTAG
- a CDS encoding aldehyde dehydrogenase family protein codes for MMTFQNFIGGRWVDACTSATFENINPADTKDVIGTFPLSSPDDVNRAVASARKGFDIWRRTPAPGRGDVLRRVGDLLTARKDDIASLMTREMGKPLSETRGDVQEGIDTAYYAASEGRRLFGHTVPSELRNKWAMSFRRPIGIAGLVTPFNFPMAIPTWKMFPALLCGNAVIIKPAEDVPHTVTVLVELLLEAGLPPEVIQLVHGRGEDAGAALVQHPDVPIISFTGSTETGRIVGEICGRMHKRLSLEMGGKNAMIVLNDADLDLALEGVLWGAFGTTGQRCTATSRLILEDGIHDTFVAMLEKRVRALRLGDGRADGTDVGPLINRSAVEKVERYVDVGRTEGAELRCGGKRAAANGLERGHFFEPTIFTGVKAGSRLEQEEIFGPLLSVIRVRTPDEAFAVNNDVRYGLSSSLYTSNVTLAFRGLNELDNGITYINAPTIGAEAHLPFGGVKQTGNGHREGGWEVYEFYSETKVGYVDFSGKLQRAQIDTANA; via the coding sequence ATGATGACCTTTCAGAACTTCATCGGTGGACGCTGGGTCGACGCCTGCACGAGCGCCACCTTCGAGAACATCAATCCGGCCGACACGAAGGACGTGATCGGCACCTTCCCGCTGTCCAGTCCCGACGACGTGAATCGCGCGGTGGCATCGGCGCGCAAAGGATTCGACATCTGGCGCCGCACGCCGGCGCCGGGTCGCGGTGATGTGCTGCGTCGGGTCGGCGACCTGCTCACCGCGCGCAAGGACGACATCGCATCCCTCATGACGCGCGAGATGGGCAAACCCTTGAGCGAAACGCGCGGCGATGTGCAGGAAGGCATCGATACCGCGTACTACGCGGCGTCCGAAGGCCGCCGCCTCTTCGGCCACACGGTGCCCAGCGAACTGCGCAACAAGTGGGCGATGAGTTTTAGGCGGCCGATCGGGATCGCCGGTCTCGTGACGCCGTTCAATTTTCCGATGGCGATTCCCACCTGGAAAATGTTTCCGGCGCTCCTGTGCGGGAACGCCGTCATCATCAAGCCGGCCGAAGACGTCCCGCATACGGTGACGGTGCTCGTGGAGCTGTTGCTCGAGGCAGGACTTCCGCCCGAGGTGATTCAGTTAGTCCACGGCCGCGGCGAGGACGCGGGGGCGGCGTTGGTCCAACACCCCGACGTCCCGATCATCTCGTTCACCGGCTCTACCGAAACGGGCCGCATCGTGGGCGAAATCTGCGGGCGCATGCACAAGCGGCTCTCGCTCGAGATGGGCGGCAAGAATGCGATGATCGTTCTCAACGATGCGGACCTCGATCTGGCGCTGGAGGGAGTGCTGTGGGGCGCGTTCGGCACCACCGGTCAACGATGCACTGCCACGAGCCGTCTCATTCTGGAAGACGGCATTCACGACACGTTCGTCGCGATGCTGGAAAAGCGCGTTCGGGCGCTTCGGTTGGGCGACGGCCGCGCCGATGGGACAGACGTGGGACCGCTGATCAACCGGAGCGCCGTGGAGAAGGTGGAGCGCTACGTCGACGTCGGCCGTACCGAGGGAGCGGAACTGCGCTGCGGCGGGAAGCGCGCCGCGGCCAATGGTCTCGAACGCGGGCACTTCTTCGAGCCGACGATTTTCACCGGCGTGAAAGCGGGGTCGCGCCTCGAGCAGGAGGAAATTTTCGGGCCGCTCCTCTCGGTGATCCGGGTCCGCACTCCCGATGAAGCCTTCGCCGTGAACAACGACGTGAGGTACGGTCTCTCGTCGTCGCTCTATACGAGCAACGTGACGCTCGCCTTCCGCGGGCTGAACGAGCTGGACAACGGTATCACGTACATCAATGCTCCAACCATTGGCGCCGAAGCACACCTCCCCTTCGGCGGTGTGAAGCAAACCGGCAACGGTCACCGCGAGGGGGGTTGGGAAGTCTACGAGTTCTACTCGGAGACCAAGGTGGGGTACGTCGATTTTTCGGGCAAACTGCAACGCGCGCAGATCGATACCGCCAATGCGTAA
- a CDS encoding sigma-54 dependent transcriptional regulator, whose product MTRRILVADDEKGIRAALGQLLEYEGYEVRAVGTAVDAIAEFEKWRPHLSFLDVKMGGIDGLEALKKIRQLDPAAIVVMISGHGTIQTAVEATQLGAYDFLEKPLDTDRILVTLRNALQHGNLQEENSRLRETIESRYEIVGRSFAIRSLIEKIERVAPTPARVLISGENGTGKELVARALHRLSARSANPFVEVNCAAIPSELIESELFGHMKGSFTGAIADRAGKFEQANSGTLFLDEVGDMSLSAQAKVLRVLEDGVVTRIGGSKPAAVDVRVISATNKNLETEIHENRFREDLYYRLNVVPMTVPPLRERREDIPLLVAHFTALLSKQQGMAPRTFTSDAIERLATYDWPGNVRELRNTVERILILASGPRVPAADVERLVGQRAAEGSTFGSLLESRTFEEFKDAAERAFLLAKLREHDWNVSETARLLDMPRSNLYKKIERYGLTREHA is encoded by the coding sequence ATGACCCGACGCATCCTGGTCGCCGACGACGAGAAGGGCATCCGTGCTGCGTTAGGCCAATTGCTCGAATATGAGGGCTACGAGGTCCGCGCCGTCGGGACGGCCGTGGATGCGATCGCCGAATTCGAGAAGTGGCGGCCGCACCTGTCGTTCCTCGACGTGAAGATGGGCGGCATCGACGGCTTGGAAGCGCTCAAGAAAATCCGCCAACTCGATCCCGCGGCGATCGTCGTCATGATCAGCGGGCACGGCACCATCCAGACGGCGGTCGAAGCGACGCAGCTCGGTGCGTACGACTTCCTCGAGAAGCCGCTCGACACCGACCGGATCCTCGTCACGCTGCGCAACGCGCTGCAGCACGGAAATCTGCAGGAAGAGAACAGCCGTCTGCGGGAAACGATCGAGTCCCGCTACGAGATCGTCGGCAGATCGTTCGCGATTCGCTCGCTGATCGAGAAGATCGAGCGCGTGGCGCCCACACCGGCGCGCGTCCTCATCAGCGGCGAAAACGGGACGGGCAAGGAGCTCGTGGCGCGCGCCCTGCACCGGCTCTCGGCGCGGAGCGCGAATCCGTTCGTCGAGGTCAACTGTGCGGCGATTCCGAGCGAATTGATCGAGAGCGAGTTGTTCGGCCACATGAAGGGCTCGTTCACCGGTGCGATCGCCGATCGCGCGGGAAAGTTCGAGCAGGCGAATAGCGGGACGTTGTTCCTCGACGAAGTCGGCGACATGAGCCTGTCTGCGCAAGCCAAGGTGCTGCGCGTACTGGAGGACGGCGTCGTGACGCGCATCGGCGGCTCCAAGCCAGCCGCCGTCGATGTCCGCGTGATCTCGGCCACGAACAAGAATCTCGAAACCGAGATTCACGAGAACCGGTTTCGCGAGGACCTGTACTACCGGCTCAACGTCGTGCCCATGACGGTCCCGCCGCTGCGCGAGCGCCGCGAGGACATCCCGCTCCTGGTCGCGCATTTCACGGCGCTCCTGTCCAAGCAGCAGGGCATGGCGCCGCGCACGTTCACGTCCGACGCGATCGAACGGCTGGCCACGTACGATTGGCCGGGCAACGTTCGCGAGCTGCGCAACACCGTCGAGCGCATTCTGATTCTCGCGTCGGGGCCGCGCGTTCCGGCCGCCGACGTCGAGCGTCTCGTCGGGCAGCGGGCAGCGGAAGGCAGCACGTTCGGCTCGCTGCTCGAGAGCCGCACGTTCGAGGAATTCAAGGATGCGGCGGAACGCGCATTCCTGCTGGCGAAATTGCGAGAGCACGATTGGAACGTATCGGAAACCGCGCGCTTGCTGGACATGCCGCGCTCCAACCTGTACAAGAAGATCGAGCGCTACGGGCTCACGCGCGAGCATGCGTAA
- the lepB gene encoding signal peptidase I produces MTDRAPAAIPTLRSVTDEHRAEVLRAMNRTTWRWSAFADYARTVIIAIALFMLARTFIMEAFKIPSASMENTLLVGDFLLVNKAVYGAEIPFTHLRMPAFRQPRRGEVIVFHFPKDRVTPYVKRLIGLPGDTVEMRNDTVFVNGASMREPYVEHVQPDSDQSFADFDWQRNFLVKRAEASAGYHPSRNTWGPLIVPRDSYFVLGDNRDISSDSRYWGFVPKSLLIGRPMFVYYSYAHDDKHSYPWLTDIRWHRLGTIIH; encoded by the coding sequence ATGACCGACCGCGCACCCGCCGCCATTCCCACACTGAGGTCCGTCACCGACGAGCACCGCGCGGAGGTGCTGCGTGCGATGAACCGGACCACGTGGCGCTGGAGCGCGTTTGCCGATTACGCCCGGACCGTCATCATCGCGATCGCGCTGTTCATGCTCGCGCGCACGTTCATCATGGAAGCGTTCAAGATTCCATCGGCGAGCATGGAGAACACGTTGCTCGTCGGGGACTTTCTGCTGGTCAACAAAGCAGTGTACGGGGCGGAGATCCCGTTCACGCATCTGCGGATGCCCGCGTTTCGGCAGCCGCGGCGCGGCGAGGTGATCGTCTTTCATTTTCCGAAGGATCGTGTCACGCCGTACGTGAAGCGTCTCATCGGATTGCCGGGCGACACGGTGGAAATGCGCAATGATACAGTGTTCGTGAACGGTGCCTCGATGCGCGAGCCGTACGTCGAGCACGTGCAGCCGGACTCCGATCAGTCCTTCGCAGATTTTGATTGGCAGCGCAATTTTTTGGTCAAACGCGCGGAAGCAAGCGCGGGCTATCATCCCTCTCGTAACACGTGGGGTCCGCTGATCGTCCCCCGGGACAGCTACTTCGTCCTTGGCGACAATCGCGACATCTCGTCGGACAGCCGCTACTGGGGCTTCGTGCCCAAGTCGCTCTTGATTGGCCGGCCGATGTTCGTGTACTACAGTTACGCACACGACGACAAGCACTCA
- the thpR gene encoding RNA 2',3'-cyclic phosphodiesterase: MPRCDVPWSTSPPSTASRQSLSRWRARRTNVRLFLAINLPASVRRDIRAATAPMRDATPDRHAVKWLDDDHLHITLKFLGEQPDASPGPLRDALGAALAPHSAFILGLGGLGAFPNLRAPRVVWMGVTPEPKLELLQHDVERACASLGYPLDARPFRPHITLGRTRDRVSSADARAIATAARAVRFRTSAPAQSVDVMQSELGASGARHTVLAAITLGRAN; this comes from the coding sequence ATGCCGCGCTGCGACGTACCGTGGTCGACCTCGCCGCCCAGCACGGCTTCAAGACAGTCGCTCTCGAGATGGCGAGCGCGACGGACGAACGTGCGGCTCTTTCTGGCCATTAATCTGCCCGCATCCGTTCGCCGCGACATCCGCGCGGCTACGGCCCCGATGCGTGACGCGACGCCGGACCGCCACGCCGTGAAATGGCTCGACGACGACCATCTTCACATCACCCTCAAGTTCCTGGGCGAGCAGCCCGACGCCTCCCCAGGCCCGTTGCGCGACGCACTCGGCGCCGCGCTCGCTCCGCACAGCGCGTTCATCCTCGGCCTGGGCGGCCTCGGCGCGTTCCCAAACCTTCGCGCGCCGCGCGTCGTATGGATGGGTGTGACACCAGAGCCGAAACTCGAACTGCTGCAGCACGACGTCGAACGCGCGTGTGCGTCGTTGGGCTATCCGTTGGACGCGCGCCCGTTTCGTCCGCACATCACGCTCGGTCGCACGCGCGACCGCGTGTCGAGCGCTGACGCGCGTGCAATCGCGACGGCGGCTCGCGCCGTGCGATTCCGAACGTCGGCGCCCGCGCAGAGCGTCGACGTCATGCAGAGCGAGCTCGGAGCGAGCGGGGCGCGGCATACCGTGCTCGCCGCGATCACACTCGGGCGAGCGAACTAA